The proteins below come from a single Prochlorococcus marinus str. MIT 9215 genomic window:
- the dxs gene encoding 1-deoxy-D-xylulose-5-phosphate synthase: MLLSELSHPNQLHGLTVSQLEEIACQIRERHLQVVSTSGGHLGPGLGVVELTLALYQTLDLDFDKVVWDVGHQGYPHKLITGRFSQFDSLRQQNGVAGYLKRSESKFDHFGAGHASTSISAALGMAIARDRKGDNYKCVAVIGDGALTGGMALEAINHAGHLPNTPLVVVLNDNDMSISPPVGALSSYLNKVRHSPPLQFLSDSVQESVKNIPLIGKDIPEELKNIKGSVRRLAVPKVGAVFEELGFTYMGPIDGHDIGNLINTFNAAHKLKKPVLVHVVTTKGKGYPYAEADQVGYHAQSSFDLTTGKSIPSKKPKPISYSKIFGQTLLKICEQDSKVVGITAAMATGTGLDILQKNIPDQYIDVGIAEQHAVTLAAGMSCDGLKPVVAIYSTFLQRAFDQLIHDVGIQNLPVSFVLDRAGIVGADGPTHQGQYDISYMRSIPNFVLMAPKDESELQRMLITSINHKGPTALRIPRGSGLGVAVMDEGWEPLNIGEAEILEEGNDILIIAYGSMVASALETAELLKAKNINSCIVNARFVKPLDKKLIMPLASRIQKVVTMEEGTLIGGFGSAIVELFNDNEINIPVYRIGIPDVLVDHASPDQSKEKLGLMPNQMADNIIKKFDLNN; this comes from the coding sequence ATGCTTTTAAGTGAGTTAAGTCATCCAAATCAACTACATGGCTTAACAGTTTCACAATTAGAGGAAATTGCTTGTCAAATTAGAGAAAGACATCTTCAAGTGGTTTCTACTAGTGGAGGACATCTTGGACCAGGATTAGGTGTGGTTGAGCTGACATTGGCTTTATATCAAACTCTTGATCTTGATTTCGATAAAGTTGTTTGGGATGTAGGACATCAAGGTTATCCTCATAAATTAATAACAGGACGTTTCAGCCAATTTGATTCCCTTAGACAACAAAATGGAGTGGCTGGATATCTTAAAAGAAGTGAAAGTAAATTTGATCATTTTGGCGCTGGCCATGCAAGCACCTCAATTTCTGCAGCTTTAGGAATGGCAATAGCCAGGGACAGAAAAGGAGATAACTATAAATGTGTCGCTGTTATTGGAGATGGAGCATTAACTGGAGGTATGGCATTAGAAGCTATAAATCATGCTGGTCACTTACCAAATACTCCTTTAGTCGTAGTATTAAACGATAATGATATGTCTATTTCACCTCCAGTTGGAGCACTCTCATCTTACTTAAATAAGGTAAGACATAGCCCACCATTGCAATTTTTGTCAGATAGTGTACAGGAAAGTGTTAAAAATATTCCTTTAATTGGTAAGGATATTCCTGAAGAATTGAAAAATATTAAAGGAAGTGTTAGACGACTAGCTGTACCAAAAGTTGGTGCTGTTTTTGAAGAGCTTGGATTTACTTATATGGGTCCAATTGACGGTCATGATATTGGTAATTTAATCAATACTTTTAACGCTGCTCATAAACTAAAAAAACCTGTACTTGTTCACGTTGTTACAACAAAAGGCAAAGGTTACCCTTATGCAGAAGCTGATCAGGTTGGATATCATGCACAGTCTTCATTTGATCTTACAACTGGGAAATCTATTCCATCAAAGAAACCTAAGCCTATTAGTTATAGCAAAATATTTGGTCAAACCTTATTGAAAATATGTGAACAAGATAGCAAAGTCGTTGGCATTACAGCAGCAATGGCTACAGGTACCGGTCTAGATATATTGCAAAAAAATATTCCAGATCAATACATTGATGTAGGAATAGCAGAACAACATGCAGTTACTCTTGCGGCAGGGATGTCGTGCGATGGTCTTAAACCGGTTGTAGCTATTTATAGTACTTTTCTTCAACGTGCTTTTGATCAATTAATTCATGATGTGGGCATACAGAATTTACCTGTATCGTTTGTCCTCGATAGGGCTGGGATAGTTGGAGCTGATGGTCCTACTCACCAAGGCCAATACGATATCAGTTATATGAGATCTATTCCAAATTTTGTCTTAATGGCTCCTAAAGATGAATCTGAATTACAAAGAATGTTAATAACTTCAATAAACCACAAAGGACCTACAGCTCTCAGAATACCTAGAGGTTCGGGACTAGGTGTAGCTGTAATGGATGAGGGTTGGGAGCCTTTAAATATAGGAGAAGCTGAGATACTAGAAGAAGGAAATGATATTTTAATTATTGCTTACGGTTCAATGGTGGCTTCAGCTCTTGAAACAGCGGAGCTTTTAAAAGCTAAGAACATAAATTCATGTATTGTTAATGCAAGATTTGTGAAACCTCTTGATAAAAAACTTATTATGCCTTTAGCAAGTAGGATTCAAAAAGTAGTAACAATGGAGGAAGGAACCCTTATAGGTGGATTTGGTTCCGCAATAGTTGAATTATTTAATGATAATGAAATAAATATTCCTGTATACAGAATAGGTATTCCTGATGTTTTAGTTGATCATGCCTCACCTGATCAGAGTAAAGAAAAATTAGGACTTATGCCTAATCAGATGGCAGATAATATTATTAAGAAATTTGATTTAAATAATTAA
- the psaK gene encoding photosystem I reaction center subunit PsaK: protein MIYTLFAAASAPATFEWSPKCAVVMIACNILAYAIAKATIRKPEEGFMMPNGRFFGGLSHGAFVGANCLGHLMGIGSILGLAARGVL from the coding sequence ATGATTTATACATTATTTGCAGCTGCTTCTGCTCCAGCAACATTTGAATGGTCACCAAAGTGTGCAGTTGTGATGATAGCTTGTAATATACTTGCTTACGCAATTGCTAAGGCAACTATTAGAAAACCTGAAGAGGGTTTTATGATGCCAAATGGAAGATTTTTTGGTGGTCTTAGCCACGGTGCGTTTGTTGGAGCTAATTGTCTTGGACATTTAATGGGCATTGGCTCCATTCTTGGGTTAGCTGCACGTGGTGTTTTATAA
- a CDS encoding DUF3593 domain-containing protein, with the protein MNDLFLKIIEKLGSVDNTALFASSIIPYAIFLFYLYKIKSLNKFIKTGFSLTVLFVFITIIVSIFALNYYDKSLVEVDFLHGSAEFFLTLSDFIILLGFIKMLKNLEVNNS; encoded by the coding sequence ATGAATGATTTATTTTTAAAAATAATAGAAAAATTAGGTTCAGTTGACAATACAGCTTTATTCGCTTCATCGATAATTCCATATGCAATATTTTTGTTTTATTTATATAAAATCAAATCTTTAAATAAATTTATAAAAACGGGTTTTTCTTTAACAGTTTTATTTGTATTCATAACAATTATTGTGTCTATATTTGCCTTAAATTACTACGATAAAAGCCTTGTTGAGGTTGACTTCCTGCATGGCTCAGCAGAATTTTTCTTAACACTAAGCGATTTTATTATATTGTTGGGTTTTATAAAAATGTTAAAAAACTTAGAAGTTAACAACTCTTAA
- a CDS encoding DUF2499 domain-containing protein: protein MHELSFGTWLIHISSVIEWIVAIFVIYNISTYKKYNLFYWLSIAMVPNLIGAMCAITWHIYDNQEILYGLVTLQGIFTFIGNSTLAIAAIKIFRGTETYE, encoded by the coding sequence TTGCACGAATTATCATTTGGAACATGGTTAATACATATATCATCGGTAATTGAATGGATTGTTGCCATATTCGTCATATACAATATTTCTACCTATAAAAAATATAATTTATTTTATTGGTTAAGCATCGCTATGGTTCCAAACTTAATTGGTGCTATGTGTGCGATCACTTGGCATATCTATGACAATCAAGAAATTCTTTACGGTCTTGTTACACTTCAAGGAATATTTACATTTATAGGAAATTCAACATTAGCCATAGCTGCAATAAAGATATTTAGAGGTACAGAGACTTATGAATGA
- a CDS encoding peroxiredoxin: protein MRNLVLGIIIPIILLFNYNSALSFDFAPEVGDQAPNFHLEGFNKNIKSKSIWELSDFQGKWLVMYFYPKDFTAGCTLEAKGFSELKKDFKKYNAEIVGISADNQDSHESFCSEKSINYTLLSDPEGVISDKYGSWIPPFSDRNTFLISPEGNISYRWISVLPINHAKEVLNVLKKKI from the coding sequence ATGAGAAATTTAGTTTTAGGCATAATAATACCAATTATTCTCTTATTTAATTATAATTCAGCATTATCTTTTGACTTTGCTCCTGAAGTTGGTGACCAAGCTCCTAATTTTCATTTAGAGGGATTTAATAAAAACATAAAATCAAAATCAATTTGGGAATTAAGCGATTTTCAAGGTAAATGGCTTGTTATGTATTTTTATCCAAAGGATTTTACTGCAGGTTGCACTCTTGAAGCTAAAGGTTTTTCAGAATTAAAAAAAGACTTTAAAAAATATAATGCAGAAATTGTTGGAATAAGTGCTGATAATCAAGATTCTCATGAAAGTTTCTGCAGTGAAAAATCCATAAACTATACATTACTATCTGATCCTGAGGGAGTCATTAGTGATAAATATGGTTCCTGGATTCCGCCATTCTCAGATAGAAATACTTTTTTGATTTCTCCAGAGGGTAATATCTCTTATAGATGGATAAGTGTTCTGCCTATAAATCATGCTAAAGAAGTTCTAAACGTATTAAAGAAAAAAATATAA
- the rpmB gene encoding 50S ribosomal protein L28: MSRVCELTGAKANNGMAVSHSHIRTKKLQQVNLQKRRLWWEEGKKWVNIKISTKALKSIQKVGLDKFAKSNGVDLQKF, from the coding sequence ATGTCAAGAGTTTGCGAACTAACTGGTGCAAAAGCTAATAACGGAATGGCCGTGAGTCACTCACATATTCGTACGAAAAAATTGCAACAAGTTAATCTCCAAAAAAGGAGACTATGGTGGGAAGAAGGAAAAAAATGGGTAAATATAAAAATTAGTACCAAAGCACTAAAATCTATACAAAAAGTTGGTTTAGATAAATTTGCTAAATCTAACGGAGTTGATTTACAAAAATTCTAA
- the htpG gene encoding molecular chaperone HtpG, which yields MEKGEIRINTENIFPIIKKAVYSDHEIFLRELVSNGVDAISKRRMASIAGDCENTEEAQVKISIDREKNTLTISDNGIGMNDEEIKKYINQVAFSSAEEFLTKYKKDNDEFIGHFGLGFYSSFMVADRVDILTKSAIGESKAFKWSCDGSPNFTLEESERESIGTDVILHLLDEEKEFIEPERIKSLIKKYCDFMPIDILLEGETINKKNPTWRKQPSELKDEDYIELYKYLYPFQGDPLLWIHLNTDYPYDIQGILYFPKLSGRADWEKGEIKLFCNQVFVSDSIKEIVPKYLLPLRGVIDSTDIPLNVSRSALQTDRKVRSISSFISKKIANKLKDLIKNSPEFYADIWDSISAFIKIGAIEDEKFAELVDNSIIFETIINSEKDVTKEIENKSLIKSNDKYFTTLANYKERNKITDSKKIIYCSDTIAQSSALNICLSENKEVIKSDPLIDAQFLPWLESKNEDYQFQRVDSEINELEDEKSKEIVDKDGKSNTDNLKDTIVKALNNEKVTVKVQSLSSKDAPPAMILLPEQMRRINDMGAYMEQKMPGLPEYHVLLINKEHPLIVGLNKITGKKIIIDKKDPIENSLASKIANHVYDMAKLSVGGLDQKQIINLQNNNAELISELLNSTN from the coding sequence ATGGAAAAAGGCGAAATTCGTATTAATACCGAAAATATATTTCCAATTATTAAGAAGGCAGTTTATTCTGACCATGAAATCTTTTTAAGAGAACTTGTTAGTAACGGAGTTGACGCAATAAGTAAACGAAGAATGGCTTCTATAGCAGGCGATTGCGAAAATACTGAAGAAGCTCAAGTAAAAATATCTATTGACCGCGAAAAGAATACACTAACAATTTCTGATAATGGAATTGGAATGAATGATGAAGAAATCAAAAAGTACATAAACCAAGTAGCATTTTCTAGTGCCGAAGAATTCCTAACAAAATATAAAAAAGATAATGATGAATTTATAGGTCATTTTGGACTTGGTTTTTATTCAAGTTTCATGGTTGCGGATAGAGTTGATATATTAACTAAATCAGCAATTGGAGAATCTAAAGCTTTCAAATGGTCTTGTGATGGATCGCCAAATTTCACTTTAGAGGAGTCAGAAAGAGAGTCAATTGGTACAGATGTGATACTTCACCTACTTGATGAAGAAAAAGAATTTATTGAGCCAGAAAGGATTAAATCATTAATAAAAAAATATTGTGATTTTATGCCAATAGATATCTTATTAGAAGGTGAGACAATAAATAAAAAAAATCCTACTTGGAGAAAACAACCTAGTGAATTAAAAGATGAAGATTATATTGAGTTATATAAATACCTTTATCCTTTTCAGGGAGATCCATTATTATGGATTCACCTAAATACAGATTATCCATATGATATTCAAGGGATATTGTATTTTCCTAAGTTATCTGGTAGAGCCGATTGGGAAAAAGGTGAAATTAAATTATTTTGTAATCAAGTATTCGTAAGCGATTCAATTAAAGAGATAGTACCAAAATACCTTTTACCTCTAAGAGGAGTAATCGACTCTACAGATATACCGCTAAATGTAAGTAGAAGTGCATTACAAACAGATAGAAAAGTGAGATCTATATCATCATTTATTTCAAAAAAAATCGCTAATAAATTGAAGGATTTGATAAAGAATTCTCCAGAATTTTATGCGGATATTTGGGATTCTATCTCTGCCTTCATTAAAATTGGTGCTATCGAAGATGAAAAATTTGCTGAATTAGTCGATAACAGTATAATTTTCGAAACAATCATAAACTCAGAGAAGGACGTAACTAAAGAAATTGAAAACAAATCACTTATCAAATCAAATGATAAATATTTCACAACTCTTGCAAATTACAAAGAACGAAATAAGATAACTGATTCTAAAAAAATAATTTACTGTTCAGATACGATTGCTCAATCAAGCGCATTAAATATCTGCTTATCTGAAAACAAAGAAGTTATTAAATCAGATCCATTAATCGATGCACAATTTCTTCCTTGGTTAGAAAGTAAAAACGAAGATTATCAATTCCAAAGAGTTGATTCAGAAATTAATGAATTAGAAGATGAAAAATCTAAAGAAATTGTAGATAAAGACGGCAAATCAAATACAGATAATCTTAAAGATACGATAGTTAAAGCACTTAATAATGAGAAAGTAACAGTAAAAGTGCAGTCACTCTCAAGCAAAGATGCTCCACCTGCGATGATCTTACTTCCAGAACAAATGAGAAGGATTAATGATATGGGTGCCTACATGGAACAGAAAATGCCTGGATTACCTGAATATCATGTTCTCTTAATTAACAAGGAACATCCTCTTATTGTTGGCCTTAATAAAATTACAGGTAAAAAAATAATTATTGATAAAAAAGATCCTATTGAGAATTCATTGGCATCTAAAATTGCTAATCATGTTTATGACATGGCAAAACTATCTGTTGGAGGTTTAGATCAAAAACAGATTATAAATTTACAAAATAATAACGCCGAATTAATTTCAGAATTACTAAATTCAACAAATTGA
- a CDS encoding ATP phosphoribosyltransferase regulatory subunit, translated as MTDIKEIKLADVKNNSNIINNLNNIYKLWGYEEVSPSFINTLETIKGRGVIEENRVVGIVSNNSLCLRPEMTTSIVKLSSTRLINKKRPIRLFTNGMVFDKKQNNKNSFKLQEKLQSGIELIGYDTKYPEIEVINILFDAIDNINLKDGCNLFLLVSTTKIMDLILNKYKNNNFEDIKKCLVNFDQDNLSKLGIDEDDKYVLKDILFTRGEPITILKKLKTTYGTSKTLDDLNFLFETLSKISKKYGVNLQLDPTFQPHLNLYEGIVFQLIGDDGKNKRVIAKGGRYDELVRFYSPNEKILNGIGFTISLDTLRNIISQEKTDKKKILLMFKDSYLLEKAMNEQKEQQKRGNITILHLNPCNDLAKANQIMKENNCSEILWVQ; from the coding sequence ATGACAGATATAAAGGAAATTAAATTAGCCGACGTAAAAAATAATTCTAATATCATAAATAATTTAAATAATATTTATAAACTATGGGGTTATGAAGAGGTTTCACCATCATTTATAAATACTTTAGAGACAATAAAAGGTCGTGGAGTTATTGAAGAAAATCGGGTTGTGGGAATAGTAAGTAATAATTCATTATGTCTCAGGCCAGAAATGACAACATCCATTGTTAAATTGTCATCTACTAGATTAATAAATAAGAAAAGACCTATAAGATTATTCACCAATGGAATGGTCTTTGATAAAAAACAAAATAATAAAAATTCATTTAAATTACAAGAAAAACTTCAGAGTGGAATTGAATTAATTGGATATGATACAAAGTACCCAGAAATTGAAGTTATTAATATTTTGTTTGATGCAATCGATAATATTAATTTAAAGGATGGTTGTAATTTATTTCTACTGGTAAGCACCACAAAAATTATGGACTTGATCTTAAATAAATATAAGAATAACAATTTTGAAGATATTAAGAAATGTCTAGTTAATTTTGATCAAGATAATTTATCTAAATTAGGAATTGATGAAGATGATAAATATGTTCTTAAAGATATCTTATTCACAAGAGGAGAGCCAATTACTATTTTAAAAAAATTGAAAACCACATATGGCACTAGTAAAACTCTTGATGATTTAAATTTTTTATTTGAAACATTATCAAAAATATCAAAAAAATATGGAGTTAATTTACAACTTGATCCCACGTTTCAACCTCACTTGAATTTATATGAAGGAATAGTTTTTCAACTTATAGGTGATGATGGTAAAAATAAAAGAGTTATTGCAAAAGGCGGAAGATATGATGAATTAGTAAGATTCTATAGTCCTAATGAGAAAATCTTAAATGGGATTGGATTTACGATTTCATTAGACACTTTAAGAAATATAATCAGTCAAGAAAAGACAGATAAAAAAAAGATTTTGTTAATGTTTAAGGATTCTTATTTATTAGAAAAAGCTATGAATGAACAAAAAGAACAACAGAAAAGAGGAAATATTACCATCTTACATTTAAATCCATGTAATGACTTGGCGAAGGCCAATCAAATAATGAAAGAAAACAATTGTAGTGAGATTTTATGGGTTCAATAA
- a CDS encoding inositol monophosphatase family protein, with translation MHKSSEIEELANQINLYSLYEIAKKSAQIGNEILKINYNKIQKISSKGRKGDLVTNVDLEVENKIKEYLLEKTPNISINAEESGKLNKSSDLTWCIDPLDGTTNYSHGYPFFGTSIGLVHKNKPIIGAISVPYLNELYSACIGSGSFCNDSELKVSSPSKLSHSLLVTGFSYDRFETEDNNYAEFCCLTHKTRGVRRGGAAAVDLAFVASGKVDGYWERGLEVWDLAAGAIIVKEAGGIISDYPSGDFNLSSGRILACSPSLENELKNELDKVSPFKKNLYT, from the coding sequence ATGCATAAATCAAGTGAAATCGAGGAACTTGCAAATCAAATAAACTTATATAGTTTGTATGAAATAGCCAAGAAATCCGCTCAAATTGGTAATGAAATTCTAAAAATTAATTACAATAAAATCCAGAAAATATCTTCAAAAGGTAGGAAAGGTGATCTGGTAACCAATGTAGACTTGGAAGTGGAAAATAAAATAAAAGAATATTTATTAGAAAAGACTCCAAATATATCTATCAATGCTGAGGAATCTGGAAAATTAAACAAATCATCAGATTTAACATGGTGTATAGACCCATTAGACGGTACAACAAATTATTCTCATGGATATCCTTTTTTTGGAACTTCTATTGGTCTTGTACATAAAAACAAGCCAATTATAGGTGCTATATCAGTGCCTTATTTAAATGAACTATATTCAGCCTGTATCGGTTCAGGATCATTCTGCAATGATAGTGAACTTAAAGTATCGAGTCCTTCTAAGCTTTCTCATAGTCTACTTGTAACGGGTTTCTCTTATGACAGATTTGAGACAGAGGATAATAATTATGCTGAATTTTGTTGTTTAACACATAAAACAAGAGGTGTCAGAAGAGGTGGAGCAGCAGCAGTTGATTTGGCATTTGTTGCTTCAGGTAAGGTCGATGGCTACTGGGAAAGAGGATTGGAGGTATGGGACCTAGCGGCCGGTGCTATCATTGTAAAAGAGGCTGGTGGAATCATTTCAGATTATCCATCTGGCGATTTTAATTTAAGTTCTGGAAGAATTTTAGCTTGTTCTCCTAGCCTTGAAAATGAATTAAAAAATGAACTAGATAAAGTTTCTCCATTTAAAAAAAATCTCTATACCTAA
- a CDS encoding 2Fe-2S iron-sulfur cluster-binding protein has protein sequence MKKTFKVTIKNKETGKVYQKKVNSDEYILKEFEKNGFKLAFSCRNGCCTSCAVKIISGTLQQPEAMGVSQALRDKGYALLCVAKATSDLEVETTYEDEVYDLQFGQYFGKGNTRVAPPWEFEED, from the coding sequence TTGAAAAAGACTTTCAAAGTCACGATTAAAAATAAAGAAACCGGGAAGGTTTACCAAAAGAAGGTTAATAGTGATGAGTACATACTTAAGGAATTTGAAAAGAATGGTTTCAAACTTGCATTTTCATGTAGAAATGGTTGCTGTACAAGCTGTGCAGTTAAAATAATATCTGGCACTTTACAACAACCTGAAGCAATGGGTGTATCTCAAGCCTTAAGAGATAAAGGTTATGCATTGCTTTGTGTCGCCAAAGCAACTTCAGATCTTGAAGTGGAAACTACATATGAAGATGAAGTTTACGATTTACAATTTGGACAATATTTTGGAAAAGGAAATACAAGAGTTGCGCCACCGTGGGAGTTTGAGGAAGATTAA
- the dnaK gene encoding molecular chaperone DnaK: MGQIIGIDLGTTNSVVGVIEAGRPIVIANSEGSRTTPSIVGFTKDKEIVIGDQARRQLVLNPKNTFYNLKRFIGSDWDELDENSISVPYNVKANTTGSVRVLSPNTEREYAPEELVSSLIRKLINDAETYLGDTVESAVITVPAYFNESQRQATKDSAILAGIKVDRILNEPTAAALAYGFEKSSSNNVLVFDLGGGTFDVSLLKISNGVFDVKATCGDTQLGGNNFDSKIVDWLAEKFLAKYGIDLRRDRQALQRLTEASEKAKCELSGLQKTKISLPFITTSKEGPLHIEETLDRKIFESLSQDLLDRLLEPVQIALDDSGWNAEDIDEVVLVGGSTRIPMVQQLVKTLVPNDPCQSVNPDEVVAVGAAIQSGIISGDLQDLLLNDVTPLSLGLETIGGLMKVLIPRNTPIPVRQSDVFSTSEANQSSVVVQVRQGERPLASENKSLGKFRLSGIPPAPRGIPQVQVAFDIDANGLLEVSATDRTTGRKQSVTISGGSNLNEQEINSIIEEAKAKANEDRKRRSVIDRKNSALTLIAQAERRLRDASLEFGPYGAERQQRAVELAIQDVEDYIDDEDPQELEISVSALQEALFGLNRKFAAEKKTDNNPLQGIKNTFGSLKDELFSDDYWDDDPWDNQMNRNNRNTRYGNSRDDDPWDNDYFL, from the coding sequence ATGGGGCAAATAATTGGAATTGATTTAGGTACTACTAACTCTGTTGTGGGAGTTATAGAAGCTGGTCGTCCAATTGTTATCGCAAATTCTGAAGGATCTAGAACAACACCTTCAATAGTTGGATTTACAAAGGACAAGGAGATAGTAATAGGAGACCAAGCGAGAAGACAACTTGTTCTAAATCCTAAGAATACCTTTTATAACCTAAAAAGATTTATTGGTAGCGACTGGGATGAATTAGATGAGAATAGTATTTCTGTTCCTTATAACGTAAAAGCTAATACTACAGGAAGCGTTAGGGTTCTTAGTCCAAATACAGAAAGAGAATATGCTCCAGAAGAGTTAGTGAGCTCATTGATTAGAAAATTAATTAATGATGCTGAAACATATCTTGGAGATACTGTTGAGTCTGCAGTTATTACTGTCCCTGCTTACTTTAACGAATCTCAAAGGCAAGCTACGAAGGATTCTGCAATATTAGCCGGTATTAAAGTAGATAGAATTTTAAATGAACCTACTGCTGCCGCTCTAGCTTATGGTTTTGAAAAAAGTTCTTCTAATAACGTTTTGGTTTTTGATTTAGGAGGAGGAACATTTGATGTTTCATTATTGAAAATTTCTAATGGTGTATTTGATGTTAAGGCCACTTGTGGTGATACACAGCTAGGAGGGAACAATTTTGATTCAAAAATAGTTGATTGGCTTGCCGAAAAATTTCTCGCTAAATATGGAATTGATCTAAGAAGGGATAGACAAGCGTTACAGAGATTAACTGAAGCATCTGAAAAAGCTAAATGTGAATTGTCAGGATTGCAAAAAACAAAAATATCTTTACCATTTATTACAACAAGTAAAGAGGGCCCGTTACATATTGAGGAAACCTTAGATAGAAAAATATTTGAATCATTATCACAAGATTTACTAGATAGATTATTAGAGCCTGTACAAATAGCTTTAGATGATTCTGGATGGAACGCAGAAGATATTGACGAAGTAGTTCTTGTCGGTGGAAGCACAAGAATACCAATGGTTCAACAATTAGTAAAGACTCTTGTTCCAAATGATCCTTGTCAATCTGTTAATCCTGATGAGGTCGTAGCAGTTGGAGCTGCTATACAATCTGGAATTATTAGCGGTGATTTACAAGATTTGCTCCTTAATGACGTTACTCCCTTATCTTTAGGTTTAGAAACTATTGGTGGTCTTATGAAGGTACTCATTCCTCGTAATACGCCAATACCAGTTAGACAATCTGATGTCTTTAGTACTTCCGAAGCTAATCAATCATCAGTAGTTGTTCAAGTAAGGCAGGGAGAAAGGCCTTTAGCCTCTGAAAATAAATCACTAGGTAAATTTAGACTATCAGGCATACCTCCAGCTCCGAGAGGAATACCACAAGTTCAAGTGGCATTTGATATTGATGCTAATGGTCTTTTAGAGGTAAGTGCAACTGATAGAACAACTGGAAGAAAGCAATCAGTTACAATTTCTGGAGGTTCTAATTTAAATGAACAAGAAATAAATTCGATAATTGAAGAAGCAAAAGCAAAAGCTAATGAAGATAGGAAGAGAAGATCTGTAATTGATAGAAAAAATAGTGCTTTAACTCTTATTGCACAAGCTGAGAGAAGACTTAGGGATGCTTCATTAGAATTTGGACCTTATGGGGCCGAAAGACAACAAAGAGCTGTTGAATTAGCCATTCAAGATGTTGAAGATTATATAGATGACGAAGATCCACAAGAATTAGAAATTTCAGTGAGTGCACTACAAGAAGCGTTATTTGGTTTAAATAGAAAATTTGCAGCAGAAAAGAAAACTGATAATAATCCATTACAGGGTATAAAAAATACATTTGGATCGTTAAAAGATGAACTCTTTTCTGATGATTATTGGGATGATGATCCTTGGGATAATCAAATGAATAGAAATAATAGAAATACGAGGTATGGTAATTCTAGGGACGATGATCCATGGGACAATGACTACTTCCTCTAA